From Actinomycetota bacterium:
TCGCCGCTCAGCCCGGCCGCCCGCTCGAGGGCGGCGGCGGCCGCGGCGTGCCCGCCCCGGCGCCGGGCCCGGTCGGCCGACCGCTCCAGCTCGGCCGCCACCTGCTCGTCGGGCCCGACCGTGGCCGCGGCCAGGTGCCAGGCCCGCTGGTCGGCGCTGTCCTCACCGGCGAGGACGCCGGCCAGGGCCCGGTGGGCGGCCCGCCGGGCGGCCAGCGTGGCCGTCTGGTAGGCGGCCGAGCGGACCAGCGGGTGCCGGAACTGGAGGCGGCCGTCCCCGGTGTCGACCAGCCCGGCCGCCTCGGCCTGGTCGAGGGTGGCCGGCTCGACCCCGAGCCGGTCGCCGGCTCGGAGCACCACCGCCGGGTCGCCGGCCGTCTCGGCCGCGGCCACCAGCAGCAGGGTGCGGGCCCCGTCGGGCAGGCGGCGGACCCGCTCGCCGAAGGTCCGCTCCAGACGGGCGGTCAGGGGGAGCACGTCCTCGAGGGGCGCCCGCCCGGCCAGCTGGTCCGGCTCCAGGCTCCCGGGCAGCTCCAGCAGCGCCAGGGGGTTGCCGCCGGTCCGCTCGACCAGCCGGCCGACCACCTCGGCGGGCAGGTCGACGCCAGCCCCGGCGAGCAGGGCCGCCGCCGGCTCCGGGCCGAGCCCCTGGAGGCGGAGCTCGGGCAGGCCCGGGGCGGGGAAGTCGCGCGGGTCGCCGTCGCGGGCGGCGAACAGGCAGACCACCCCCTCGGCGTCGAGCCGGCGGGCGGCGAAGGTCAGCGCCTCCGCCGACGAGCCGTCGAGCCACTGGGCCTCGTCGACCAGGCACAGCACCGGCCGCTCCTCGGCCGCCTCCCCGAGCAGGCTCAGCACGGCCACCGAGACGAGGAAGCGGTCGTCGGGTCCCCGCCCGTCCGGGGGGCCGAGGCCCAGGGCGCCGCCGAGGGCGGCCGCCTGCGGCCCCGGCAGGCGGCCGGCCAGCCCGAGCACGGGCCGCAGCAGCTGGTGGAGGGCGGCATACGGCAGCTCGGCCTCGGACTCGACCCCGCCGGCCCGCAGCACCGTCATGCCCCCGGCCCGCCCGGCGGCGTGCTCGAGCAGCGCGGACTTGCCCGCGCCGGCCTCGCCACGGACCACCATGACCCCGCTGCGCGACCGGCGGGCGTCCGCGAGCAGCCGTTCAAGGGCGTCGCACTCGGCGCGTCTGCCGTGGAGCATTACCGCGATGCTACTAGGGGCCGGCGGGAGCGCACCGCCGGGGCCAGGGCGGCGATGCCGGCGGCCAGCACCAGCAGGACGAGCAGGGCCCGGCCGAGGCCGACCCGGTCGGCCAGCAGGCCGATGAGGGGCGGGCCGAGCAGGAAGCCGCCGTAGCCGATGGTGGTGACGGCGGCGATGGCGTCGGCCGGCCGGTAGGGCGCCTCGCCACCGGCGCTGACCGCCGCCGGGAACACCAGGCAGACCCCCAGCGCCCACAGGGCGGCCCCAACGTAGGCGCTGGCCAGCCCCGGGCCGAGCACGGTCAGCAGCACCCCGGCGAAGCTGACCAGCCCCCCCACCCGGACGGCCCCGTGACGCCCGAGCCGCTCGGCCACCGCCGTCCCCGAGAACCGCCCCGCCGCCATGGCCACCGCGAACACCGCATACCCGAACGCGGCCAGCGACGCCGTCGCCCCCCGCTCGTCGGTCAGGAACAGCGCCAGCCAGTCGGCCGCCGCCCCCTCCAGCGTGGTCGCGCAGATGGTCACCAGCCCCACCAGCAGCAACCTCGCCGTCAGCACCCGAGGGGGGCTGTGGCCGTCCGCGTGGGGGCCGTGGCCCTCCCCGCTGAGGCTGTGGACGGCCGCCGGCACCGAAGCTCGCCGTCGGCTACGCTCCCCCTCCGGGGGGCCTGGCGCCGGGTCCGGTGGGTGGAGCGCGCCCGGGGCCGGTGGATGGGGTGCGCCCGGGGCCGGAGCGGGGG
This genomic window contains:
- a CDS encoding AAA family ATPase: MLHGRRAECDALERLLADARRSRSGVMVVRGEAGAGKSALLEHAAGRAGGMTVLRAGGVESEAELPYAALHQLLRPVLGLAGRLPGPQAAALGGALGLGPPDGRGPDDRFLVSVAVLSLLGEAAEERPVLCLVDEAQWLDGSSAEALTFAARRLDAEGVVCLFAARDGDPRDFPAPGLPELRLQGLGPEPAAALLAGAGVDLPAEVVGRLVERTGGNPLALLELPGSLEPDQLAGRAPLEDVLPLTARLERTFGERVRRLPDGARTLLLVAAAETAGDPAVVLRAGDRLGVEPATLDQAEAAGLVDTGDGRLQFRHPLVRSAAYQTATLAARRAAHRALAGVLAGEDSADQRAWHLAAATVGPDEQVAAELERSADRARRRGGHAAAAAALERAAGLSG
- a CDS encoding MFS transporter; amino-acid sequence: MIRARRDAAGAGLRRAGLATAVVFATNGFLLASWVTRLPATRDRLGASAAELGLVLLAPGFGSLLSMPFSGRWCRRFGSRAVVAATTVAASAVMVALAVVPTLVALGATLFVWGSFYGSWDVAMNVHGSAVEQRAGRDWMPRYHACWSVGGIAGAGCGALAAQLGGPLVLHFAAVAVVCTVLVMVSLGSFIEDRTALAEATPTPAPAPGAPHPPAPGALHPPDPAPGPPEGERSRRRASVPAAVHSLSGEGHGPHADGHSPPRVLTARLLLVGLVTICATTLEGAAADWLALFLTDERGATASLAAFGYAVFAVAMAAGRFSGTAVAERLGRHGAVRVGGLVSFAGVLLTVLGPGLASAYVGAALWALGVCLVFPAAVSAGGEAPYRPADAIAAVTTIGYGGFLLGPPLIGLLADRVGLGRALLVLLVLAAGIAALAPAVRSRRPLVASR